From Lasioglossum baleicum chromosome 16, iyLasBale1, whole genome shotgun sequence:
GCTACGAACACGAAACAGGTCCGTCGAATCGCGGGGCGACGCTGGATGCGGCCACGGCCCATACTTGCACCGTTTTCAAATAGTCCCTTCGCGCTGCCATAAAAATCTTTATTGCctaccttcttttttttttctgttgAATCCCTCGAGCGACGATCAATCACAGCTCATGGAAAATGCGTCCGTCCCCGAGAATCCTCGCGATAATCACTGACCATTTAATACGAGCCGCTCGCACACCGAACACGGGACTGCTTTCGATGTTCTTACGCGCGAGTCAATATGGCCGACCGCCTAGGAAAATCAGTTTCTCTTATGACGCAATCAAGCGAGTACGCCCTGTTCGAACACATTTTCTCCGCCAGATGGATCAAGTACACGCCGGCTGGTAAAGCAGATTCTTCTTGTCGATAAGAAAGGATTCGCTCGAACCACCCGCTGATTATCGCCATGAACCATACATGGGGATAGATATGATGATCGATGTGATATTCCCATAGGAATATCATATTCCCATAGCTGCTGTGCAGCTGCTGTGTACTAATTCCCGGGCTCGAATTTTTACGTCGATAAGGAAGTCAACTCAGCTACGGAATCGAGTAAGGTGGTAGGTCTAGTATTGCATTTCGTTTCTGCTGTAACAGGTCGTGATAATAACAGTACAACTGAGTACAACGGGATACATGCAACAAGGGGTGCAGTTCAATTGACAAGTTACTAAATTGCAGTTCGCTATATACACATGACAATCTATTGCAGTCCATTCAATTTTGTCAGTTGTAGGCGTCGTAGCGGAAATAAAACGTATTCTAGCGTGACCATAAAATAGTTacttatacgtatatgtatatcgctTGCAACAGGCAACGTAATAGTTACGTTACCGCTAACGTTGCAAATATTAGGGAGTCCTGTTTCTAAAGTATAAAACCTTCTGCATAGACAACGTTCACGCTGCAGTTCTACTGTTAGTCATATCATATCGTATCCAAATGGTTTCtggttaaaatacgataaatattTCCTTCAGTAATAACAACGACACTTATTGCAACGACAGGTTGCCCGGTGTTTTAATAAGTTGCAACACACGGCCTCAAAATTCAGCCCCACTACTCGacgtattttcttttctttttaacaaGTTTATTGTTCCCGGCGAATGCATATGACATGGCTTGGTCCGGGAGATTTCACGCAAGAAACAATAAAGAACTTGTACAGCATCTTAAACGTAAGTAATGTAAACAGAAGAGTTGTTGTATGTGTCtcaatacatatacacatttcgattttcatcttaGAATCAAGAACAATTAAATCAGAGAGAGTTTACGAAGCAATGTGTGCTGTAGACAGAGGAAACTATACCCATTCCGGTTATGCATATATTGATTCTCCGCAAGGGATTGGTTATGGCGCAACTATAAGCGCTCCTCATATGGTATAATCGTAcacaatttaaacaattttactgTTAACAGTCATCTACATTTAAATGTTTGTACTTCTTTCGCATTTACCTGTTGCATATCATGAATATAATAAAATGGATTAAAACACCTCAGCATGCGTACGCTTTGGAGGTACTCGAAGACAAATTAAAAAGCGGTGCCAGAGCATTAGATGTTGGATCTGGTTCTGGATATCTGAGCGCATGCATGGCAATGATGTTACAGCCGAATGGATTAGTTGTAGGCATCGAACATATTCCTGAACTTAAAGCATTTGCCGAAGGAAACATTAGGAAGGACCAACCAGAACTTCTTGGAAGCGGTTGTCTTCAATTAGTTGGTAATTACAATTCAAATGATTCATGAATGAGACATTCTCTTCatgatatattaaatactatgcAATGTGTTCTAGTTGGAGACGGAAGATTAGGATACCCTGAGAAAGCACCGTACGATGCTATTCACGTAGGGGCAGCAGCCAAAGAAATGCCACAAGCTGTAAGAAAACTTTCTCAAACTAGGAAACTAATTCTATTTGTATTTGCTAAATATATTGTATGTTATCTTCGCAGCTGATAGACCAGCTAGCTCCGGGAGGACGGCTAGTATTACCAATGGGTCCAGAAAATTCAGATCAAACATTAATACAAATCGATAAGACTATGGATGGAAAGATTAAGAAAAGGTCTCTTACTAGTGTTATGTTTGTACCGCTCACTAGTAAAACTAAGCAATATCCTTCATGAGATTCATGCTTGCTCCAATAAGCGAGCATTGTTTCTTCGGATAATGTCGCACACAAGTACCCGATGTTAACATAATTTGAACTGCATTACTGCGAGAACATAGCGTGTCTGCGCAACTGACAAATCATTGTATAATTGGAGAATCTTGTTCTTTTCTTGTATTAAAGTGTTGAACAACTGTACAAACAAATATATATCGTGTTAGAAAAATAACCCATCTCTAGTcgtaaaatattgtattgtactACAGTTTATGAAATCTCCTCAATTAAAATATGCGCTATAATTTATTGTACTTCCGagttcttaaaaaataaaaagattctTAAACTGTATCACCGCTAAATCGCATATCTAATCAGTTAATTCTTTATGCATGTTTACATAGTATTTCAGATCTGTGATACAATTTAACATACAATCTTCATTTCATGCTAAAAACATTTTATACGTCCACGGAAtgttgaaatataaatatacataattcataaaaagaaatatgtagaaaataatttaatgTGATGTCTCAAACGTCACATTTGCAAAAGTCCGTCACAAGATATTAAGTAAATCCATTACTTATCAGTTTATCAATATTATTCAGACTCCTTGCTTGCTGTGGTCCTGTTTATCTCCAACTGTATAACCGGCAGTGAGATCAACGCTAGCATAGTACATCTGTTTTCCTTTCATAATACAGATTAAAGTGTTTTAACCATGACTAGACCCAGTGCAGCACCCGATGTTAATCCCAGTCCAAGGAAAGCACCCATCATAGCAGACGCAATCTCCTTTTCTTGAGACTCCACAACtctgtaaaaaaaagaattacgcTCGAAATACGTGTCAAATCATACGAACAGAAAATACCTCCGTTTAAAGTAGCGATACTTACACAGGAGTTAGAACAAATGTCAAATTGCACAGATAGCCGTTGGTAACGGCAAATACGATagttattaaaatataacaaaGATCGTTCTTAATATAAACAGGAAGATGATGTCTGGGTTGCGCGTTACAAAACATCAGAGCGGGCACGAAGATAGCCCTCGTCAAACTTAAAAACATTACATACCATGGTTTATTTCTTGGCTAGAAAAATAATGCGATATTAATTATTGAATCGTAAAAGATAtagaattacagtatgtatattctACAAACCCATTGAAGAATTCCTGCCAATATTCTGCCAACATAGTCTCCCATGCTAAAAATTAGGTAAGTGACCACAGGCACAAAGTAGATATCTGCAAGATATATTGGTAAGTATTAATCATCGAGATTCTCTTCAATGGAATGTCCTATCGAATTAAACTCACCGTTCCATGCGTAACCCCTTCCTTTATACTGACTTTCCACTAATACAGTGACTGCTGGATAGACAGAAAGAGATATAAAGAATACCAGAAATAAACTAACACCGTATGGCCAAATCCTTTTGATAATACGGATATAGGAAATTGTAGTGCCTTGAGGAAAAGCTACTTCTCCAGTGACAGTGTATTCTCTTTCTACAGCTGCAGATGATTTTTCCAACATATgaagtttaaaaaatgcctaCACAAAGGCATTTGATCGAGTGTCAGTGTCATTATCATAAGCTACTTATCATCTGTTAGAAAACAGCTGTGTCATAAGCGACTTTGTATTCATTAGATTGATAATACTCACTGCTTTTTCTAAAATGATGTATGCAATCaaggataaaaataaaataatatctcctatgataaaataaactaagCCTGAGAGTATAGGACTAGCACCGATCCACAGTGAACATATCTCTGTTATGGCTGTAAAAATTCCTCCTAGAGCTTGGCCACTTTGCATGGCAGTTATATACTTCGGAGAGAAACGACCGGCAATTCCCATTAAACTTCCTCCGAATATTGCACTCGCAGCTGCAACGCAAAAGTCTATTGTTATGCGGctgttacaatattttctagTACTAAATGTTAAGTATATACCGTTTACAAACACCACCGTGGTCAAGGTAATTGCTAAAAATTTGTCCTGCCCTGAAAAGATATGCGTTCTTTACTTCACCAAATTAAAACAAAGATTTCTTGAATTCAGAGAAACTTACATTCGTCCGTGTTTATCTTAACAAACACCGTTGTTACAATGAAAAGCAGCAATATTGTGCATTGAGATCCCACCATTCGTATCGTTAGAGGAACTCTGTAATTACAAATGTCTTGCTAATCGAATTACTTTGTAACACCAGGGAGACTTATTTTGTGGTCTGTCGAGTATCTTATACTTTCGCTTACCTTTTACTAATAAATGCATTTATAATTAAGAAAAATGTGTTTGGAAATGCGCTCGCCATATTTAAGTATGATGTGAAGCTGGCTTGCAAATCAGTTCTTTTTTCTAAATTCTCTACATGAGTGTAGTTCGTGTGATTCGTTGAATTGTCCGATATTTCTCTAAACTTGTACATCCAATACTACAAAACACATTCATCAGAATATATAATCATcattaattaaattgaataataaGATATATGTTACTCACGTCATCGGCAGTGATAAAAAAACTCCACGGTATCAATGTGTTTATTCCAAGTAAATAAAAAACTATGTACGCAAGATTATACCTGAGGAGACAAACACAAACAGTGAACGAAATATCAAGAATTATCGTTTTATTCGAAGTGAACAATCTGTTACCTATCGCGAGGTTCGTGTTGTTTTAAAAATGGTTTCTCGTCTGGGACAGAAACAGTTGGGTCGTCAACTTCGGTTTCCAAATCATCTTCAAACTCGCTGTCGGACGCTCCTCCCAATAAGGGCCGTCTATTGATGGAGTATGACATGATAATGCTGAAAAACGAGAATGGTCATTGTCACAAAAATATTTCGACATTTTCTACACGAAAAGTTAAATCCGATTGGACGTATTGTGAATGCTCACCAAATTATGCAACGAATTCTTTGCAGTGGTCGATTAACAATTTTCCTTGTGCTTGTAGGACGATGAATTTTTACATTTTGACAGCAACTAGTTTTGAATGTTATCACGTGTCACTTGTATACTGAATCCCGTGTGGAGCATGTCCCACGAACAACTACGAAAGGTGTGATGACAGCGTTCGTACGAAATCTACTGTTGTTCCAGAGTCTCAAGAGACTCTACATTATGCATTAATCATCTCGTTGGCCATCTGTGACTAAACGCAGATAGAAAAATACAATACCACGTCAGTAGTATTACATTAATCCTAATCGAATCCTTTCTCCATTCCGTTTTCACGCATACAAACATACAAACGCGGAAACAGCTGGCGTCTCACACAATCGAATGCAGCGAGGCGCTAGTGTATGATGTGTTGCTATTTAATATAAACCGATGCATCATACCTAGCCTACGTATTGTACGCCTGGATCAGAGAATATACCAGAGTTTCCAGAGTATACACATATACTCTCTTGGATCATTCGAGATTGTACACTCAAAACTGCAATTCGCGGTTATCAGGAAAACAAATCCATAACGGATGTTTTTGTAGATCTTTGTTGACTTATATTTACGATAAACGATATCAAAGAAATATTGACCACGTTATCGAATTgcaaacaaataaatattaggGATTCCCATTAGTTGTATTGctcatttttttattgcatttcatACGAGCGTCAATATTTTGTGtttctatttttaaattttaaaaaagtcgaCTTATGCATGCGAGATAATACGACCTCAaagatatacattttattattgtGTCCTGACGCGAGCAATCGCATCCACAATCTATCAACAACAGTACGAAATTAACTAATGAAGCGCAATTGTTTCGTGCAATTATTTTTAACATAATTAATATGTACAAGGTGTCTCGGTGTGAATAAATTGTTCTCAGAAAAAACGAGTTCGGAAGGTCAGTTCAAGGATAAACTTCATTTACATACTATTTATATAGCTTCTGTTCGATGAATtgttttattcaatttcctgaaaGTTacgagaaaatataattttcagcTTGGTTCCTCGCGTGGGACATCCATGATGGATGATCCATCCGGTTTTACTAGGAATTGTAGGACACCTTGTAAGTACGTGCACGTGCACTCTAAATAGTAGACTCTAATAGGTCCTGCCATCGATTAGACAAAAAGAAAGAGGTTCAAGTCCAATGTTTCATCGAGTTCAATCGAGTTTGCATATAGACATGGAGGGAACGCGGTCGTTGAAAGCAGGTTCCGCGTTTAATACTTTACGATTATATGTCTGAAGCGTTGTGTTCTACGGCCGTTGTTATTCGTATGTCGTGTGATACAGTAAGTAGGATGTTTTGGTAAGCTGGATGAGTGATAAATGCGATGTTTATCGGGTTTTAGCTGGTAAACTTGCGCGCGGTACAGACGTGTGATGACATTACGGTGAGCCGCAAGAATGTTTTGTGCGTTGGGAAGATGGTGAGTTGATCGATTCCGTCGAATTACAAAAACAGACAATAATAAACTCGTTTGTTTGGCAGTTTATGCAAGAAGGATGCTGTGAGAGCACTGAGTACGGGCGAAGTGTCGACAGCACTTCGACCCTTTTATTTTACAGTTCATCCGGACCTTTTCGGTCAATATCCAACGCAAAGAGTAAGTATAATGTTCAACTGTTAAATAATGCTcgtatatttaaatatgtatCGTGTTTCGAACGTCATTGACAACGCAGTTCAGTCCGATTATACGCTGAGAGTATTTTTAGAACAAAGAAAATGCAATGATTATTACACAGATAACTGTGTTGCAATTCTGTGAATTGATTTAGATTACTATGCATCGAAGCTAAACAAGTTTTACCTAGAATGTTACTTTCGATTTTCCAGACAGTGAATGAAAATTCGTTAAAGCAGCTAAGTTCGATCATAGAATGTTTGCAGCAACACAGACCCATAAGGCCTACCACGTTACCATTTTATTTACGCTCCAAAGACGAGAAAGAAGTTAAGGCCGGTAAATTCACTCTAGTGCAGATACAATTGAAAGAAAGAGATCTGAGGCAGACTATCCTTTCGATTTTGAAAACATGCGACCTACCAACCACGTTTGTAGACAAAATCGAGGAGGAGAAGGCGACGAACATAgatgcaaaatacaaatcaaGGTTCTGGCAAAGAAAAGGATACACGGGTGAAAACATAGATttttctgaattagaagatgatcCTATCTACGCGTCTATTTTGATGAAAAGAAAGATTAATATAGAGCCAGATACTCTTAAGTAAGACAAACACTGAATGtgcttttttttatacatttgtgcACAGTCACAACTTTGTTACAGggattttaattgaatattgttGATCAGGGCATATTTAGATAAACATATTAACGAAGTACATGTGAAGTTGGAAGCATGTAGGCCGATGAGAGAGGAAGTACAAAAGCTAGAAAAGATATTATGCTCAGAATtaggtttaaaaaatattacatggGATTGTGGATGGAATATAGCTCATTATAGAGGCTGTTTGTTAGCCTTCAAGGCGTTAGCCGAACATCATCCTCTACCAATGGAAGTATTAAGAAATAGGACGCTAGTATTCGCCAATGACACGGGAATTAGTCTAGAGGGAAGCGTTATGTTAAATTCCGGCGAAGTCAGACACAATTGGCTCGATGTAAGGATTTGTAGCTGAgctaaaaaaacaaaaattgtgttCTGCTTATTAAAAATAGTCTTTTTTTATAGCTaatcaaaaatgttcaaaagcaCGATGTTGTACTGTTGAGATTACCAGCTTTCGAGAAGGCAGTTTCACAAGTACTTCTTGACATAAAAGTTGGTCGACGGTGCGtaatacaaaatatttattgaGTGACGGTAAGGCTCAGGGTGCTCTATATGTGCAGGAAATTCATGCCCAAGGTAATGGTTAGCCAGTATGAGCAACAACTTCGTCAGCTAACAACAACCCTCTCGGACTATCGCGGGAGAAGAAGTTATCCGAAGGTGTGGCCGACCACTTTATCAGCTTACGAAATAGTCATTGAAGCGTTAGTATTATCTGCAATACTTAACATTTTCTAGTAATATAGTAACTTTCGGTTCCTACGTAAGTATCAGGTAAACTTAATTACAATGCTTGTGAGTATGCTCTAGCGCAAAATTCAACGAAAATCTGAACACTGAAAGAAACTTTGTTTTGCAGGGAAGCTGGTCCTTTAATGCTTTCGCCTACCGGACAATTTATCGTACCATCATCGTGTCCAAGTTTtctgttagtcaattttattacAGAAAACTTAGAAGAAGCTACTAAGAGATTACACCACTATAACAAGTAGGTTTATCTTATCGGATGGCCATAAAGCATTATTTTTCTtgttagaaataaatatatatggtttttctttttcttttcagtaTAAAATACGTAGAACGAGCGCTTCATGATAAAGCTGTGAAAGAATTAGGCTTAATCGATCTTAATAAGGATGATAGTATTACTCCAGATCTGATGATACAATGCTGTGAACGTTTATTATTGCACAAAGGTGTGTTAGCTCCTCTATTAGAAGGCGTGATGCTTTGGGTAACGCACTATTACTCGGTTATGAGCGATGGTGTCTTATGCATACCCTGGGACTGGAAACTTTGAAttccaattggaaatgttcgcGTGTGTTTTCTTGTTAAACTTTtaactttgtaccaattagtagGATAACTGAATCTCGAACGATTGTACAAAGTAAAGTTAATATGTACTGTACAGATGATGAAGTGATGAAGTAACGATATAAAATGATGCATTATATTTTTCTGACAAGTTTGAATGGACCGAGattaaagaaaaaacaaaaatagcTAATAGTTCAAAGCAAATAATTAGTTCTTGATAGGTCGATTTGCATTCTACTTTATACAGAGTATTTgcatattatgaatattatatgactattattgatacatgatatatcaatttttaatataaacgaTTGATACGGaagaatagaaatattttctaaaacgaATTCATTAAATACGAGAATAACACTTGGTTCTGAAATTTCTTTACTTGCTCCTATGATTCCCTCTTCGCCTAAATgactaatttaattacaatctcGCGCGCGAGCTGTACAAAACAGTTTAAAAACCGATCTGGAATTGAATACTTTCGCCCCTCGTCGACACATTATTTCTTATTAAAGTCAACTTTTTAATCGTATCGAAATAAACCGTACATTTATGATATTCATCATTATATACATACAAGTGTCGAATATTTTCAGGACTATAACAAACCGTTCGTGGGTCTTAGAAAAATTTTCGTTACCGTGATTCGATTAGAAAGTCttctaatatttattcactctcGGAACCACTTTCACCGCTGCCACTGCCAGATCCGCTGCTGCTACCGCTTCCTGATCTCGATCTAGACCTTGATCGTGATCTTGACTTTGATCTCGATTTTGTACTCGACGGAGATCCAGATCGAGATTTAGCCGGAGTCCTAGACCGAGATCTTGAGACCGATTTTGACCGGGATCTCGATTTAGAAGAGTTCCTTGACTGTGGACTGCCAGATCTTGATCTTGATTTCGATTTCGATTTACTGCGAGACCTTGAATGAGATCGTGATTCAGAGCGTGAACGAGAAGCAGATCTCGATTTCGATGGTGATTGAGATCGAGACTTCGATCTGGACGCAGACTTCGAACGGGATCTAGATTTCCTACTGGACGCTCGAGAAGAAGCTCTGGACGATGCTCTGGATTCCACTTCGTTTTCAGATCCTGTTcaaattatacaatttagtcGTTCCTGAAAACTGTGAGCAACTCGTTCAAATCTTAGTGTACACTACTGACCTTTCTCATCTGCTTTCTCAGCTTCCTGCTGaggttcttcttcctcttcctcctcttcctcttcttcctcctcatcttcttctccAGGTGGTTCCAATTGTTTCTCCCTGTACCTTTGCATTTTGAACTCGTTTGCGTTGAGTGGCCGGTGTCTCACAATGAGTCTCGTATTATTTGGCTGCTGTCCTGCCTTCTGGCGACGTTTGCTAAGCCGCACACGCGTCTCCAGCTCGTTGTAATATACTCCGTCTTGTCTCATAACAAGGAAATAATTCTCCTCGTATCCTTTGGAAGCTTTACTCTTAACGTTCCAATTATATTCCCTAGCCATTTTATATTCGTATTCTTCGTCGTCAGCGTAATCGATTCCAGCCACGAAGTCACGTCTACGTTTGTCCATCGTTTCATCGAGTGGCAAGAAGTATGCAACAAATTGTTCACCGCTTTCGTCCATCACACCCCTGAAAAGATACTGATGTTGTAACGTCTTTGATTATGTATAAGTAACGTGTGTAATATACAGTTGCGCAGAATTACGTAGATATATATTACAGTGCAATTCAATTAGCACAACCGTGACGTTATTGATAACTTGCCGGATCATAGCTTGGGACATTTCTTCAATTTGAGCAGGCACCGAACGTCCTGCTGGAGCAGGATCCGAGTCGAATATGACTTGTGCACAAGGATATTTCCATAACTGAAAGTAGCGAAGGATTGTGTTAATAAAccacaatatttaaaaacatcgtTGTCCAAATAATATAGGAACACCTTAAAGTCAGGAAATACTGGCAGTATTTCAACGGGCACCACATTGGGTTTACTGTAGTGTTTCTCGATTTGTTTCTTGTTATCTTCGAAGGTCTTTTCAATAGCTTTTATCTGACTCTCACGATCCATGTATAACGTTTCTTCCTAAATGCGAAAATAAATGATTAGCTTTCCAACGTATGTACaattgtaatgtaaaataaataaacctaCTTTAAAGTTCTTCTTAATACTGTAGCCAACTTTAGCCTCGACTTTGTCCACGGTTTGCGGTTGAAACCTGGTTTGTTCTGTAGAAATATATTCCGTACGCCTGAGCCATGAAACGCTTCTGGCATGGTGTCTAGATCTCTTGGAATCCTGTGGAGTGAGAACATCTTCTTCCAAGAGTTTCTCGTCGGCAGGATCCAACTGAGCGTTAACATCTCCAGCGTAAGTGTCTTTGTTTATCAGATCAATCTCCACACCTAGATCATGCTCTGTCAACACTTCGTATTTATAATTACGTTCTAGGGAGGTTGGATTGTACTGTATAAATCTGAAATATATCGTTTGATTGTATGCTGTTCAAAAAATTATGCAGATAGAATGTATTCAAGACTTACCTAGTGGATTCGAAAGGATATGTAATAAATTTTGGATCGAACGGTATGTCGGGCAGCGTGTTACAATATTTCACTCGGCAGATTAACTCGGatctaaaattaataataattaaataggaAGTGTCCGTATTTACACACTGTATCGTTCGTTTTAGGTTATAacatcgaataacaatttacctTTTCTCTGCCGGCCTAGCGGTCCGTTTATCTCTGTCAGTTGTACTGCCATTTGTTTGGATTGTAGGAGCCATATCACGTTAACGAATAAAACGCAATATTTTGAACATCACAGCAAATTATCTGTCGACACCGTAACTTGCCAGCGTAAATCACACTTTGTTCAACTTTGTTGCACTTTGTGTATGAAACTTTTGGCGCCATCTATTTAGTTGCCGTGACTATTTAAATACGTACACATACAAGAGTCTCGCGCTAATTCAATATATTAGGCCATTAGGCTAAAGGgcaagttctgtcgtattttaaagaaaacatttgaagcaatttataaaaatacaacTTATTGTTGCCATCTTTTAGATAAtctgtcaattcctgtttcccaatgaCTCACTATATAGCAATAATTAACATATGTGTtcttgatttacaagcaaacaTACTCCAACCTAATTTGTTTAATAAGCGCTACAATTTATTtttctgaacaattttttagATTCGAAATTTATGTGTAATGGTTTTTTATGTGCCGAAGTCGGGTCGGGTCAGGAacccgaaaattttttattttcccgaCCCGATTTCGGCTATGGGTACCCGCGAATATCAcgaattttcggaaatttttcCTTTTACCCGGGTCATTCGTGATACCGAAAATTCGTGGTATTCGGGTATTCgaacattataaattttcgGGTACCCATCCACCCCTATTATTAACTAACTAAATGGTGGGTAaagcgtatatatatatatattctacgTGATGTTTTCGCAGAAATGATCGCAGGTTTCGTGTGTTGCACGGTTTTAGTACGCAGGCGTTCATTCAACCACGGTATTGATTTGAATGCGCAATGCCAAATAGTTGGTCCCATTCGGAAATGCGGACGTTGGTTCCCGTGTCTCGTCGCGTCGCCCAGTAACCAGGCTGTTCATCGAAAAACCGTGTTCGCCGTAGAGAAAAGGCTGTACAAAGCAAAAAGAATCGGTAGAAATGGTTGGACCGAACATCTCCTTGTGACTAACCGTTCCGGAAGGTGGTTCAACCTCTACGCAGGGCGCATCCTTCAGGACACCTTCCGAACACGAACGTGCAAATACGGAACTCGCGACGCTTTGCAAGGTAAACCGTAACAGGACAAATGTCTCTGAATAATACGATAATTACAAATCATAAGAGCATCGATTGGAAACCTTGTATATCAGTGAACACAAGTTACGGGAAGTTTGGCGAATAATGGCATTTCGAAATTACCGCCAAGTTTCGAATTTTTGGCGGGTTCGAAAAATGAATGTGGATCAAATGAACGTGCATCTTTCTGTATATATGAATGTCAATTGTTGAAGCTATAAACTATAAATCGATTGTTTGGATGGATTTAGGTGTATCCTGTGAGCCCTGTAACAGGGCCCGGTGCAGCGAGGTCCGTATGGGAGCTAAGTCCCGATCCCGACATGGTCGGGCATCTACCAAACACTCCAATTTCTAGCAGCGCTCATCAAAGCCATGGATCGTCGAAGGGCACCGACTTACAGCCAAGGAACGGCCCCGACGACAACATTTATGCCGACGAACACGCGTCGGGTCAGACACCATCCGACGAAACTAGGAGAATCTTTGAACTTCTCAGATCTGGGTGAGACACTCTTACTCTTCTGATATTGATCACATAAATAACGAAAATCGATGATTTCAGCGAGATTGGAGCAGTCGACGAGTTAGTAGACAAA
This genomic window contains:
- the Ent1 gene encoding equilibrative nucleoside transporter 1, with translation MSYSINRRPLLGGASDSEFEDDLETEVDDPTVSVPDEKPFLKQHEPRDRYNLAYIVFYLLGINTLIPWSFFITADDYWMYKFREISDNSTNHTNYTHVENLEKRTDLQASFTSYLNMASAFPNTFFLIINAFISKRVPLTIRMVGSQCTILLLFIVTTVFVKINTDEWQDKFLAITLTTVVFVNAASAIFGGSLMGIAGRFSPKYITAMQSGQALGGIFTAITEICSLWIGASPILSGLVYFIIGDIILFLSLIAYIILEKAAFFKLHMLEKSSAAVEREYTVTGEVAFPQGTTISYIRIIKRIWPYGVSLFLVFFISLSVYPAVTVLVESQYKGRGYAWNDIYFVPVVTYLIFSMGDYVGRILAGILQWPRNKPWYVMFLSLTRAIFVPALMFCNAQPRHHLPVYIKNDLCYILITIVFAVTNGYLCNLTFVLTPVVVESQEKEIASAMMGAFLGLGLTSGAALGLVMVKTL
- the LOC143217239 gene encoding protein-L-isoaspartate(D-aspartate) O-methyltransferase produces the protein MAWSGRFHARNNKELVQHLKQSRTIKSERVYEAMCAVDRGNYTHSGYAYIDSPQGIGYGATISAPHMHAYALEVLEDKLKSGARALDVGSGSGYLSACMAMMLQPNGLVVGIEHIPELKAFAEGNIRKDQPELLGSGCLQLVVGDGRLGYPEKAPYDAIHVGAAAKEMPQALIDQLAPGGRLVLPMGPENSDQTLIQIDKTMDGKIKKRSLTSVMFVPLTSKTKQYPS
- the LOC143217230 gene encoding T-cell activation inhibitor, mitochondrial isoform X1, with protein sequence MFCALGRCLCKKDAVRALSTGEVSTALRPFYFTVHPDLFGQYPTQRTVNENSLKQLSSIIECLQQHRPIRPTTLPFYLRSKDEKEVKAGKFTLVQIQLKERDLRQTILSILKTCDLPTTFVDKIEEEKATNIDAKYKSRFWQRKGYTGENIDFSELEDDPIYASILMKRKINIEPDTLKAYLDKHINEVHVKLEACRPMREEVQKLEKILCSELGLKNITWDCGWNIAHYRGCLLAFKALAEHHPLPMEVLRNRTLVFANDTGISLEGSVMLNSGEVRHNWLDLIKNVQKHDVVLLRLPAFEKAVSQVLLDIKVGRRVLYMCRKFMPKVMVSQYEQQLRQLTTTLSDYRGRRSYPKVWPTTLSAYEIVIEAEAGPLMLSPTGQFIVPSSCPSFLLVNFITENLEEATKRLHHYNNIKYVERALHDKAVKELGLIDLNKDDSITPDLMIQCCERLLLHKGVLAPLLEGVMLWVTHYYSVMSDGVLCIPWDWKL
- the Atms gene encoding RNA polymerase II-associated factor 1-like protein antimeros encodes the protein MAPTIQTNGSTTDRDKRTARPAEKRSELICRVKYCNTLPDIPFDPKFITYPFESTRFIQYNPTSLERNYKYEVLTEHDLGVEIDLINKDTYAGDVNAQLDPADEKLLEEDVLTPQDSKRSRHHARSVSWLRRTEYISTEQTRFQPQTVDKVEAKVGYSIKKNFKEETLYMDRESQIKAIEKTFEDNKKQIEKHYSKPNVVPVEILPVFPDFKLWKYPCAQVIFDSDPAPAGRSVPAQIEEMSQAMIRGVMDESGEQFVAYFLPLDETMDKRRRDFVAGIDYADDEEYEYKMAREYNWNVKSKASKGYEENYFLVMRQDGVYYNELETRVRLSKRRQKAGQQPNNTRLIVRHRPLNANEFKMQRYREKQLEPPGEEDEEEEEEEEEEEEEPQQEAEKADEKGSENEVESRASSRASSRASSRKSRSRSKSASRSKSRSQSPSKSRSASRSRSESRSHSRSRSKSKSKSRSRSGSPQSRNSSKSRSRSKSVSRSRSRTPAKSRSGSPSSTKSRSKSRSRSRSRSRSGSGSSSGSGSGSGESGSESE
- the LOC143217230 gene encoding T-cell activation inhibitor, mitochondrial isoform X2; this translates as MFCALGRCLCKKDAVRALSTGEVSTALRPFYFTVHPDLFGQYPTQRTVNENSLKQLSSIIECLQQHRPIRPTTLPFYLRSKDEKEVKAGKFTLVQIQLKERDLRQTILSILKTCDLPTTFVDKIEEEKATNIDAKYKSRFWQRKGYTGENIDFSELEDDPIYASILMKRKINIEPDTLKAYLDKHINEVHVKLEACRPMREEVQKLEKILCSELGLKNITWDCGWNIAHYRGCLLAFKALAEHHPLPMEVLRNRTLVFANDTGISLEGSVMLNSGEVRHNWLDLIKNVQKHDVVLLRLPAFEKAVSQVLLDIKVGRRKFMPKVMVSQYEQQLRQLTTTLSDYRGRRSYPKVWPTTLSAYEIVIEAEAGPLMLSPTGQFIVPSSCPSFLLVNFITENLEEATKRLHHYNNIKYVERALHDKAVKELGLIDLNKDDSITPDLMIQCCERLLLHKGVLAPLLEGVMLWVTHYYSVMSDGVLCIPWDWKL